One region of Emys orbicularis isolate rEmyOrb1 chromosome 4, rEmyOrb1.hap1, whole genome shotgun sequence genomic DNA includes:
- the INS gene encoding insulin: MALWIRSLPLLALLALSGPPISHAAANQHLCGSHLVEALYLVCGERGFFYSPKARRDLEQPLVNGHLQNSVEELPFQQQEYQQDKRGIVEQCCHNTCSLYQLENYCN; the protein is encoded by the exons ATGGCTCTCTGGATCCGATCACTGCCTCTCCTGGCCCTCCTTGCTCTTTCTGGCCCCCCTatcagccatgctgctgccaacCAGCACCTCTGCGGCTCACACCTAGTGGAGGCCCTCTATCTGGTGTGTGGAGAACGGGGCTTCTTCTACTCTCCCAAAGCCCGACGGGACCTCGAGCAGCCCCTAG TGAATGGCCATCTGCAGAATTCAGTGGAAGAACTGCCATTCCAACAACAGGAATACCAGCAAGACAAGAGGGGAATCGTTGAGCAATGCTGCCATAACACCTGCTCCCTGTACCAGCTGGAAAACTACTGCAATTAG